One Endozoicomonas gorgoniicola DNA window includes the following coding sequences:
- a CDS encoding ester cyclase, with protein sequence MINTQFDWHTQIGNKVKKLLTAGLLVTTVLTSMSALADEMRKERLLNFYDAFGKGQVEKLDNIIVKDWVTHDPNPGQDQGRDGFKKFIPLVHGAISDVDWKIEEMVEEGNTIVVRSTMTAKHTGPLLGVPATNKTFSIKAIDVHKFNKQGMVTETYHLEDWISYLGQVGALGK encoded by the coding sequence ATGATTAATACACAATTTGACTGGCACACACAAATAGGTAACAAAGTGAAAAAATTATTAACTGCAGGTTTATTAGTTACAACAGTATTGACTTCGATGTCAGCTTTGGCTGATGAAATGCGTAAAGAACGTCTGCTTAATTTTTATGATGCTTTTGGTAAAGGGCAAGTAGAAAAATTAGACAATATCATTGTTAAGGATTGGGTTACACATGATCCTAATCCGGGTCAGGATCAAGGGAGAGATGGATTCAAAAAGTTTATACCTTTGGTACATGGAGCTATCTCTGATGTTGACTGGAAGATAGAAGAAATGGTCGAAGAAGGTAATACGATAGTCGTTCGTTCTACTATGACAGCAAAACATACTGGACCGTTACTCGGTGTACCCGCAACAAATAAGACATTTTCGATTAAAGCCATTGATGTTCATAAGTTCAATAAGCAAGGCATGGTCACTGAAACCTACCATTTAGAAGACTGGATATCTTATTTAGGTCAAGTGG
- a CDS encoding LysR family transcriptional regulator — MKTFSLNRLKQIAVFCQVIDNGTMRAAAEHLNMTPSAISQQLNLLEKELGITLIYRSTRRLSLSEAGERYYRHGKEMLTAAEDANDAISEIKSSLDGELRISAPVGLASLPLAQALKGLLIKNPGLKLTILANDHEINLVSEQIDIAIRIGKPSESSFVFYPAVPDDNTSIVVQNYFIVSKNQRQPTPCTLSASLNILLPLKP, encoded by the coding sequence ATGAAAACATTCTCATTAAATCGACTCAAACAAATTGCGGTGTTTTGTCAAGTAATTGATAACGGCACAATGCGAGCTGCTGCCGAGCATTTAAACATGACTCCCTCGGCTATCAGTCAGCAATTAAACTTATTGGAAAAGGAGTTAGGCATTACACTTATCTATCGCTCAACCAGACGACTTAGCCTATCTGAAGCGGGTGAGCGATATTATCGCCATGGAAAAGAAATGCTTACAGCAGCAGAAGATGCAAATGATGCCATTAGTGAGATAAAAAGCTCACTTGATGGAGAGTTAAGAATATCAGCTCCTGTTGGATTAGCCTCTTTACCTTTAGCTCAGGCTCTTAAAGGGTTACTAATAAAAAACCCGGGACTTAAGTTAACTATTTTGGCAAATGACCATGAAATAAATCTGGTTAGTGAACAAATTGATATTGCTATTCGTATCGGTAAACCATCAGAATCAAGCTTCGTTTTTTATCCAGCAGTTCCCGATGATAACACGTCGATAGTCGTTCAAAATTATTTCATCGTTTCAAAAAATCAACGGCAACCAACACCCTGCACCCTAAGTGCATCACTGAATATACTGTTGCCCCTGAAACCTTGA
- a CDS encoding transposase has translation MTTALQKYSKHLCVKNLILQACKCFDTIPDYRPNHCSNGIPFSNFAKSAFAMMHQKYDSLLSFDTDQADPVIRHNLETMYHVKDGKVPCDTHMREILDPIAPEEFRKPFKKLFSLVQRNKLLKAFEFKCGDLKDCYLMPVDGTGLFYSGECRCNECCVKNKGKRNESYYHNLMGGCIVHPEQKTVIPFAPEAIVLQDGATKNDCEKNAIKRYLAHVKREHPHLNLAILLDGLYADNPTIELIRSYGWHYIIVAKDGNHKSLIEAMNALCDQGNLNYHEITNKEKGTKHWFRYANNVPLNASDFAENVNVLDYVETDKEGNRHTWCWVTDIELTEETVEEIMIGGRCRWHIENQTFNTLKNQGYNIEHNYGHGKYHLATNLAYLTFLAFMVDQIQEMTSPEFQKALKERSKGVRTYLWKLITRIFLSWFLEGWDELFEAINKGIKPGRVKINTS, from the coding sequence ATGACCACTGCTCTCCAGAAATACAGTAAGCACCTTTGTGTCAAAAACCTTATCCTTCAGGCTTGCAAATGCTTTGATACCATTCCGGACTACCGTCCTAACCACTGTTCCAATGGTATTCCTTTTTCTAATTTTGCAAAGTCTGCTTTTGCCATGATGCATCAGAAATATGATTCTCTTCTGTCGTTTGATACGGATCAGGCCGATCCTGTTATTCGCCATAATCTTGAAACCATGTATCACGTGAAAGACGGAAAAGTACCTTGTGACACCCATATGAGAGAGATTCTTGATCCAATAGCGCCAGAGGAGTTCCGCAAGCCATTCAAAAAACTCTTCTCTTTGGTTCAGCGAAATAAACTTCTCAAGGCTTTTGAGTTCAAGTGTGGAGATTTAAAAGACTGTTACCTGATGCCTGTTGATGGAACTGGCCTATTTTATTCCGGAGAATGCCGTTGCAATGAATGTTGTGTAAAGAACAAGGGGAAGCGCAACGAATCCTATTACCACAACTTAATGGGTGGATGTATAGTTCACCCAGAGCAAAAAACAGTTATTCCCTTTGCACCGGAAGCTATCGTTCTTCAGGATGGTGCCACCAAAAATGATTGTGAAAAAAATGCAATAAAACGCTATTTGGCACACGTCAAACGAGAGCACCCTCATCTTAATTTAGCGATTCTCCTAGACGGCCTCTACGCTGATAACCCCACCATTGAGCTGATCAGGAGCTATGGCTGGCATTACATTATTGTTGCCAAAGACGGGAATCATAAATCGCTTATTGAGGCCATGAATGCGCTGTGCGATCAGGGTAACCTCAATTATCATGAGATAACCAATAAAGAAAAAGGCACTAAACACTGGTTCCGCTACGCCAATAACGTACCACTTAATGCATCCGATTTTGCTGAAAATGTAAATGTTCTTGATTACGTTGAAACTGATAAAGAAGGTAATCGCCATACTTGGTGCTGGGTTACTGATATTGAGTTAACAGAAGAAACCGTTGAAGAAATTATGATAGGAGGACGGTGTCGCTGGCATATAGAAAACCAAACGTTTAATACCCTGAAAAACCAAGGCTACAACATTGAGCATAACTATGGTCATGGAAAGTACCATCTGGCTACGAATCTGGCTTATTTGACCTTTTTGGCATTTATGGTTGATCAAATTCAGGAAATGACCAGCCCGGAGTTTCAAAAAGCCTTAAAAGAACGATCGAAAGGTGTTCGTACTTACCTATGGAAGTTAATCACACGTATTTTCCTGTCCTGGTTTCTTGAAGGGTGGGATGAGTTATTTGAAGCGATTAACAAGGGTATAAAGCCGGGTAGGGTTAAAATTAACACTTCGTAG
- a CDS encoding LysR substrate-binding domain-containing protein, with protein MAVFYPLGKVVKHIYASPEYIQKAGKPLMPDDLAKHSWLGFVGHEDFSTIELMHHIENSYCYQPPYRMRFNDLNSLVCHVQEGLGVAVLPDLEVQHLVKSEKLIKLLPEWQLNRLPLYALTIDRKQSYKVQRVLKALKEFFS; from the coding sequence ATTGCTGTTTTTTATCCTCTTGGTAAAGTCGTTAAACACATTTATGCAAGCCCTGAATATATTCAAAAAGCAGGAAAACCATTAATGCCTGATGATTTAGCTAAACATAGTTGGTTGGGGTTTGTTGGTCATGAAGACTTTTCCACTATTGAACTGATGCATCACATTGAAAATAGTTATTGCTACCAACCACCCTATAGAATGCGTTTCAATGACCTCAACTCTTTAGTTTGCCACGTACAAGAAGGTTTAGGCGTTGCAGTTCTTCCCGATTTGGAAGTTCAACATTTGGTTAAATCAGAGAAATTGATAAAGCTCCTGCCTGAATGGCAATTAAACAGGCTTCCTCTATATGCATTGACAATAGACAGAAAGCAGTCTTATAAGGTACAACGGGTACTGAAAGCACTCAAAGAATTTTTTAGTTAA